The Pseudochaenichthys georgianus chromosome 20, fPseGeo1.2, whole genome shotgun sequence genomic interval tagtcctaaacgatagctggggattatgggtagtgtagtgttttcagccatcctaaactcagaaatgttgacaatcgcaatgatgctcgaaatgtcccttataggcctacgtctgtttccggttattattattttgaaattcagttcctgacagacgccaaaaaagcccgagattatggaattaaaccaataaataaaagcaaggataattgtgtgttattggtgagtaaataacagtgtgttattttgaaaagaataacaaattagaaggaaaaaaatatttaaaaatacagatttccgtatgctgaggctctgagccccatttattttcctcacagacggcaacaaaagtcttaaattatacgatttaaaataaaagcaataattgtggcttgatattgagtaagaacatgtttttatgaaccacacagcttccggtctcccacgacccgaccggagtaaaagacgtgctgcaggcagtagattaaaaattaaaaatcgtgttcaccaacacgatttttaatctattgattggtgttcaccatcacgatttgcccctttttttcgtgttgcacagcacgattttaaaagcaatgtatttctactggtaacttgttgcgtgcctgcaggctgcatcacgtctttttctcgggtcgggtcgtggaagaccggaagctgtgtggttcataaaaacatgttctttattttaaatcgtataatttcggacttgtgttgccatctgtgaggaaaataaatggggctcagagcctcaggatactgaaatctgtatttttaaatattttttccttctaatttgttattcttttcaaaataacacactgttatgtactcaccaataacacacaattatccttgcttttatttattggtttaattccataatctcgggcttttttggtgtccgtcaggaactgaatttcaaaataaaaataaccggaaacagacgtaggcctgtaagggacgtgtgtattttttttcctcggccgccccgtagtttcagagcgcatcgagtttaaaataacatctgctgacagccccgctcctgccgcccgcttgtggcagaccctatgggcagaccacacttccacgctcaccggcaggcaccgactggccatcgggaggaccgggagggtgtgtgtttgtgtggcccgaacgagcgagcgagagagagaccttacttgcattgttgttgttgttagcatctggttctagctagctgcgctaacggatataaggagctgtttaaatgaaaacagaggagcgacatttcgccacaactgcaccgagcacttgacttgatgcaggaagccagacagtgggacattgtaggagaagtcagcacactcatgattgcagcgtccaggcagctcccgttcgagcatatgccttgagttgcacatagctccaacgatcacacacacacacacacacacacacacacacacacacacacacacacacacacacacacacacacacacacacacacacacacacacacacacacacacacacacacactccatttgtattgtatgagagaggttccaggttgttgtgtttaatattcatgagaatatttgtcattgttcaaatgataataaacattagcataaagcatatttgtccactcatatgttgataagagtattcaaaacttgaaaaatattcctctaaggtacatttagaacagatcaaaaatgtgcgattaatttgcgattaatcgcgattaactatggacaatcatgcgattaatcgcgattaaatattttaatcgactcaCAGCCCtaattaggacacatcctggggattgtgtttacaaacattgaccagaccgttcaccaccccccaccccccatgttgccaatgctgtcctgtgttgcgaactctttgtttaaaacgaattggccatcggaatgtgtggaggaagggtcacattccacagctctccccccccccactctgtaggtttttctttgcatatttctatgctgtaattcatactggtcctctcacacacatacatcctcCTTACAGTATGCATATAGGCTATATGAGTCCGTGTATCTAtggaccatttgtttttctttattaaaaaagtaaacggaagagcgtcttactaaatggtctaatggtcagtggagcgaggggggggggggccgcaaaactcgcggaagtgatttaaaaacaaaaagcactcgtttgcttggaacaaagaaaacggccaagaaacacattgagtccagaaaatgaatgttattaagggctgtaaatataataagcctgtgtctaaaattgacaacaagattattatatttacagcccttaagatacacttttgtgtaacagctgaccaccatgacatactttgttttagtagattttgcatgtgagcaaaatgtataaatatgagcattacattatatgaatatgagaataaaatgcatgaatgtgtgagtgacaatatatgaatgtgtgcattgaaatatgataatatgagagcaaaatgtatgaatgtgtgagtgtaaatatatacgtgtgtgagagtgaaaatgtatgtatgtaaaaggagaatatgtgtgtgagagtgaaaatgtatgtatgtaaaaggagaatatatgtgtgtgagagtgaaaatgtatgtaaaaggagaatatatgtgtgtaagagtgaaaatgtatgtatataaaaggagaatatatgtgtgtaagagtgaaaatgtatgtatgtaaaaggagaatatatgtgtgtaagagtgaaaatgtatgtatgtaaaaggagaatatatgtgtgtaagagtgaaaatgtatgtatgtaaaaggagaatatatgtgtgtgagagtgaaaatatgctgcattttgaatgtccgatagtccaccatttccaccggaaatatcaaacatttaataaaagtgaaaaacaatgaacaagacttaacgtattcatcataattaattatatttatttcgtatggatgtaggatttttgactttatttagagcagtgatcttctactatatgaacattttggacccaaaatcacaaaaaaaacgtaaaaacagattttgaaaatgatattatttttcatataggtaacacaaacatacacaatgaaaccatttaaaagctgtaaatatatacatgggatgtcactatgataatgtgaaagtttgattgaggtagcatgggatttcattctgataaggcaaaagtgttattataaatataatacaaatatatatatacacattatgtacaaaaatctgttttttctgtctttatctgtgccacgcttcaaatcggtttctgtcaactacgacacagagggcaacatcacagatttctcctcctccatgtcaaaaaacaagcttaaagcttgactcacgttcagagttctcttcatcatagttgaatcttcaaaactctaaatctatctaactatatctaaattctcaatgtttgtctgtcactttacttcaatcgcagtctcccgctgtctctctttgtctcccgccgcctgtcttcgtatatctttgtctctctccatttcccgccgtctctcttcggttcccaccgtctctcttcgtctattttcgtctcgtttcgtatcactccgtttacctgattacctcaccccctccctggtaaatacatcctgttgagcagaatctacagtttccagtattttccgtttcgtaaaatgataacattcggtgaagatattaaaatatgtgcttccattattcatacttctgaaatatatctgtattaactttatatcatcgtatgtctgtGTTTATTGgctatttttgcatgaaacaaagactggcatatagtttcaagccagtactttcgacagaaatacacatatacatcctgttaaGCAGGAtatacagtttccagtattttccgtctcgtaaaatgatcaaatgcggcgaagatattcaaatatgtgcttccatttttcatacttttgaaatgtattaactttatatcatcgtatctccgtgtttactgggtctttttgcatgaaacaaagactgggatatagtttcaagccagtactttcgacagaaacacacggcaatgttgtccggactgttgtttttatgcggcaccggcttgaacaggtcatgtgatctgatcacgtcggcgtgacggtcgactccaaagggttattATTAAATacctataagtatttttacaacttgtatttagaaatattccgttgtaattattgatgcatacatgtgttcatccattcaatgtggcatctgctataatggggttaatgtatgatattacttaataatacaatacattataatatatgatatgataattacattttagttttattaatttcttatttcatagtttctcattattattatttgtatcgctcatcttatttttgattttattaatctgtgtgaatctgtgctgtcctgtttttcactctcaccctgttgctgtttgaactactgaatttccccacgggattaataaaagtccatcttatcttatcttaatgtataagttgatttacttcaatctactgtactgtgtaaaaacaccccaacaatattacaagaaatatactacataaagcaaactatatactttatttgatctaacatattgatgtttctacaacacccatgtctttttgtattttgtgaatgaagcgccatctcatggttaaatcctgtaattgaacaaatggggaaattgggcaacgccctctagcaatttggcaacacccccagccactggcatccgctgggcttttgactgggacacacccatttgtatCACTATCtggggtgctacatctgtatatgggcaactctccacctatcaggggaatgagagaccgctcgaaagtgctggatacgctgtagtacatatgccaggcctgtaagtggcgctgtagtctgccacaaaagcagcgaagaagacttctcacagaatcagcccatgcaaaaacagggctggaaaagagcaaatagagcgaaatgaggcatggctaaaatgcatgatctgtttgatattttgaagaaaaaaacttcaccgacatgttttatataggtatggccctacaatatatgtttcaaatatagcatgataggtccacttttagTTTGTTTTGGCGGATAGACCGCCGGTACCTATGGACGGTACGAGTGTGTTTATGGTCGTTAAACATGTTTTGTGGAACGGACAAAAAAACGGTTTTGCTAATCACGATATACTTTCTTGTGCACAAGAGATACGCTCTCGTgtgcacgagaaagttaccggttagccaagtaggaagtggagctgtctcttcactgtgtttaccttcattaaaACAGCTAAAGAGCAACTGCAGGCTGctttgttttaaccacacacacacacacacacacacacacacacacacacacacacacacacacacacacacacatcgaactgccttATTATTGATTATTACGCCTTATTATTCGTTTTATGAAGGACATGTCCGGTcaccagggtgtgtgtgtgtgtgtgtgtgtgcgtgcgcgtgcatTTTCTCTAAAATATGACTTAGGCCATTAGTTTAAGAAGGTGACGGTATGTTAAAATGTATAATttgatatatttgtatattataATCCTTTGTTGATAGTGTTATATCATTTAGTTGAACCAGCCGTGTGGAATTGACGGCATAGACGACCGCAGCTGTTTTGTGATTACGAGACATTATAGCCGACGGCAGCTGCTGGTGATTGTGTGTGAGAAGGAAAAAGAAGCACAGAGCAACGTAGTTTTTTGACCTGTGAAAATATATGTTTGTAATTGATACCTTTTGTTTTAAGTAAAGACAAACTATCCTGAGACGTATTTTGTCCGAGTCAAGCTTATTGCTACCTGTGAATGGATTTTTGGATTAGATGGAACTATAGGAGGAATGAAGCAACCATAAGGCTGAGGTTGTCTACCTGCACATGCAtgtttataccacaaggtggcaGATCACCTTATGGTTCATGATTGTTTTATTCTGGACATGAACAGAAgaagtgtttctgtgtgttgtgCTTTGAGATCGTTTGAGATGCTGACATCTTGCACATGTGCCTTGTGGAAGTTAATAAATGAACGTTTTCTACACCTATAATGCCCTTGCGGTCTGAGTTGTGTTACATAAACATTTCAAAATTTAAATATCAAATGAGAAAAAGTTTAATTTGGAAATTATTTTTCACAAAAACCTTTCTAAATTATAGTAAATTATTCAAAAATGTTTAGTCAATAAAGGTTTACAGCCTAAAACAGTTGTAAAATAGTTGCCAAAAAAAGGCATATAACTTGGCCGGCTTAGCCAGTGTGTAATTTTTCAAGCACTATAAGATTCAGAGATTAAAGTACAATTCTTGGCTATTGATTGTGTTATTTCACCAAACACATACAGTTAAAATGCCTGTTCTTGAAGCCTTAAAATGGTGCAGGAAAAGGACTTTACAGtcaagagaagagaaaaaaggaATGAAAACTGTTATAATGGGTGATGTAACATTAATGACAGACATAATATGAGGTCCTTGGCACTCAGACTCTAGAGTCGTCATTTTGTGATCATGGGGCATCAGGACAATATCGGAGTCAGACACTGGAAGTGTGCTGGAGGCGttgactgggactgatggaaggaTGAGGCTGATGAATCTGCGAGGAAAGAATTAGCGGCAGAGAAATAGTCATTtattaaaagacagcagcttcATAAGAGGCCAACCAGAGTGACAGGGTGTGTCACTTTGCTGAAGGATATTTGGGACCAGTTATCCAGGATAGTCTCTAAATACTTTCCAAGGGgtaaaaatgctgctgccggagtactgactggaagtattgtTGATATCATAGTataccatcctcttaaaatactctgtccaataatatcagtctcaggaagaaagtttttttaacgcttattaaaaatagcagaaaaacatgcattcttaCTCATGAGGGGACCTTGACAGAGGATTATTGggaaagtacacagtaagtacttcatagtacttgtgggggtagtttcactagtactgagtccaacaggatcaatctCATGAATAATTAATTGCAACAACAAataattccctcatcaaacttagcagaagtggcttgattttgttctcagcaggggactttgacagagtatttctcaataaatacacagtaaaagtacttcaatgtattgttagtagtaggctaactaatacaaagtcaacaattatcaatttcattaagaagtaatggtaaaattgtatttttatcattcatcaaagatagcagaaaaacatgcattatgtactatggaggggactctgacagaggattactcacaaagtacacagtaaaagtactttatTGTGGTTGAAGTCAAACTAGTACCGAGTCCAGTGTCAGTTTAATTACAATTGAAGATTGCTCCTTCCTGGTTTGATTCATAAAGTCCTATGCAGAGCTTTATTATATGTGATTACTTGCAAAGAGGCCCACAATAGAactttgtttgtgtatttagctAATATAGTATTACATTAACCCTTCAATCTGTCTGTAgggttgtttaaaaaaaaaaactagcacCTGTGTAATTCCTGGAGATCTAATTGTATGCCTGTTAATCATGTGTGTAATGTAATTTGCAAAATTGATTTGACATTCATGATTCTAAAGATTTGAAACGTTGCCGTTTCTAGGAAGAATCTTAACACTGAAACACTATATTTTTTTCTGGCTATACATGTCAGTTTATTTCAACAAACACTCAGACAACAAACAGCATTCACGGTCTCTTGCAATCATTCCCTCTGTTCACTATCAGCTCTTCTGTTGTGTCGCTCTGAAGCCACAGTTTAGGTGCAGAGTGGGGGGGGTGAGCCCTGAACGAGGGACAGGATTGCTCTTTAgtatgcagcagcagcaggaaagGAAACCATCTCAGGTGTAGCTTTGTAATGTTGCGGATCACAGTGAGGGGGGGGAGTCAGCAGGGGGTCCTCAGACTGCGGGACACTCAGCTGTACCATCACAGGATGAGGACAATGAGTATAAGTGAGGAAATGTTAAATGAGTTTTTATGAAAGTGCTGTTTTTCTGCATTACCGCTCTGTGGCAGGATGACGGTGTTGTTGGACAGGACTCCAGCTTCCAGAGCGAGATGGGTGAACTTCTGCTGCACCACCTCACTGGACTCAATAGTGCGGCCTGCAAACACACATAGTTTATTTCACCTTCACCAAATCACACAGCTATTCCATCACACAGTGTGTCTCTCTTCACTCACTGTAGACTACGATGGAGGCCTCAGATACTTCCTCCTTCGTCTTGCTGGTGAGCACCAGGGCGTAGTCGTCGTACACAACTTCAACAATGGTCATGACTTTATCTGATGAGAGCAGAAATAGAAAGGTCAGGCTGTTGAATCGCTAcgtcaaatgtgtgtgtgtgtgtgtgtttgtgtgtgtgtgtgtgtgtgtgtgtgtgtgtgttgtgctctACTCACCCTGGCTGTGGAAGGTGAAGCGACCAGGAGTCTCTGTTTTCTGAGCGGTGGGATTTGCTCTGAAGCAGGAACCGTTGTCTCTAAAATATTGAAGAAGAGGTTTGTTTTAGAATTGTTGATTTGATGATCAATCATATTATATAATACAGACATTTCAGAGAATATTCCCCATAAATACCTGCTTTTctgattatacagtatattgggGTTGTTTTGGACCAACAAAGCAATACAACTTAATAATTATATGCAGTAAGT includes:
- the LOC117465933 gene encoding lipocalin-like, whose protein sequence is MKNTLMMLVALMCALTVCADITPAADFDLQKMSGKWYNVALANNAQWFVNKKAGMKTGTAVIVLTEGGDMDLTYANLKDNGSCFRANPTAQKTETPGRFTFHSQDKVMTIVEVVYDDYALVLTSKTKEEVSEASIVVYSRTIESSEVVQQKFTHLALEAGVLSNNTVILPQSAECPAV